In Oceanotoga teriensis, the DNA window CTCCTATCCAACTTGCACCCAATGCTGATGGTTCAACGGCAAGATTATATTTTGATACGAGTTCAACATAAAATTTAAAACCAGCCCATGAATTATTACTTGTAATAGCTGTTGATAAGTCCTCATTAACAACTTCTCCGCCAGCTGAAAAAATAAATGGGATTGCTCTATTAAAATCTGCTGCTATAACAAGAGGTGTATCCATACCTTTATTTTTTAGTTGTGTTGCTTTATCAAAAAGATCAAACCATGTATCATTATTTGTTGGATATTCTACTCCATATTTATCAAAAAATTCTTTATTGTAAAATAAATTTAAGGAAGAAGCATCTTTTGGTATGGAATATAATTTATTATCAAATGTGAATGCATCTAAAAGATTTGGAAAAAAATCTTCAATATCAAAACTTTCTTTTTTTATAAATAAATCTAATGGATATAAAGCATTAATTTTATAAAATTCTTCTGCCCAAGCTACATCAACATAAAATATATCAGGTCCACTACCAGCTGAAATTTCACTCATTAATTTTTGAGTAAATTGATTTACATCACCAGCTGGTTGCCAAACAGCTTTTATATCTGGATTTTGTGCATTAAATTTTTCAATTATATTTTTTATTATAGATTCTTCAACAGGATTTCCAGGCCAACCACTCATAACTATTGTTTTTTGAGTAAAGCATATAATACCAAATAATAGTATTAATACAACAAAAAATCCTTTTTTCATAAAAAAATCCCCCCTTATTATTTTTGCAAACGTTTGCTGCAAACGTTTGTATTAATTTTATCATCATATAATATTAATTTAAAATTTGTTTTTTGATATTTATATTTGATTATAGGGGGTTATATCTTTTTTGATGTCTTTAACTCTAATATTCAAATTTAGAATTCAATTTTATATTTTTTCAACACGATTTTTCCCATTTTTTTTAGCAATATAGAGTGCATTATCAACTCTTATCAATAGTTTTTCTATTGGTTCGTCTATATTATAAGAAGAGACTCCAAAACTAAGTGTTAGCTTTATTTT includes these proteins:
- a CDS encoding ABC transporter substrate-binding protein — translated: MKKGFFVVLILLFGIICFTQKTIVMSGWPGNPVEESIIKNIIEKFNAQNPDIKAVWQPAGDVNQFTQKLMSEISAGSGPDIFYVDVAWAEEFYKINALYPLDLFIKKESFDIEDFFPNLLDAFTFDNKLYSIPKDASSLNLFYNKEFFDKYGVEYPTNNDTWFDLFDKATQLKNKGMDTPLVIAADFNRAIPFIFSAGGEVVNEDLSTAITSNNSWAGFKFYVELVSKYNLAVEPSALGASWIGEAYGTGKVAMAMTGNWTVGYLREQYPDLLNKTGIVNIPHFSEKSSMLYTVGWSINKYSKNKQESWELIKFLTDEGQKEFVEKVGSLSSRKSIASKDTDNIKKIFYDALDFAHPWKVQTPSGRFTRANDELNSILKDLFYNHITFEEAKIKINENYMKWVK